A single Streptomyces sp. Edi2 DNA region contains:
- a CDS encoding acyl-CoA dehydrogenase family protein: MTVTHEVVNQAPPLTGFSTADEPALREALVRDGAEWGTREVAELGALAGSAAVQDQARWAEEQPPRLHTHDRFGHRIDEVAFHPAWHQLMTVAVEHGLHAAPWADDRPGAHLVRAAKFYVWSQAEAGHGCPVSMTYAAVPALRAAPELAAQYEPLLAARSYDFGLRAPLTKSGLIAGMSMTEKQGGSDVRANTTRAVPAGDGTYRLTGHKWFTSAPMSDVFLALAQTAEGLGCFLVPRVLPDGTLNGMRLMRLKDKLGNRSNASSEIEYDEAVAWPVGEPGRGVRTIVEMVNMTRLDCVLGSAAGMRAGLRQALHHTAHRQAFGRELDRQPLMRSVLADLAVESEAATVLGMRLATAVDRSLAGDAGETALRRLALAAGKYWVCKRGSTHAAEALECLGGNGYVEDSGMPRLYREAPLLSIWEGSGNVAALDVLRALGKEPAALDAFFAEVETAAGADRRLDAAVAGVRKMLGGLTDPERAQLMARSLAERMALVLQGSLLVRYSHPAVADAFCASRLDGEWGNAFGTLPAGADLTAILERTRSATPDAAAAGSGA, encoded by the coding sequence ATGACCGTCACTCATGAAGTCGTGAATCAGGCCCCGCCGCTGACCGGTTTCAGCACGGCGGACGAACCGGCCCTGAGGGAGGCGCTGGTCCGGGACGGCGCCGAGTGGGGCACCCGGGAAGTGGCCGAGCTCGGCGCGCTGGCCGGTTCCGCCGCTGTCCAGGACCAGGCACGCTGGGCGGAGGAGCAGCCGCCCCGGCTGCACACCCACGACCGCTTCGGGCACCGCATCGACGAGGTCGCCTTCCACCCCGCCTGGCATCAGCTGATGACCGTCGCGGTGGAGCACGGTCTGCATGCCGCACCCTGGGCCGACGACCGCCCCGGGGCGCATCTGGTGCGCGCCGCGAAGTTCTACGTCTGGTCGCAGGCCGAGGCGGGGCACGGCTGCCCGGTCTCGATGACGTACGCCGCCGTCCCCGCCCTGCGCGCCGCCCCGGAGCTCGCCGCGCAGTACGAGCCGCTGCTCGCCGCCCGCAGCTACGACTTCGGGCTGCGGGCGCCGCTGACCAAGTCGGGCCTGATCGCCGGCATGTCGATGACGGAGAAGCAGGGCGGCTCCGACGTACGGGCCAACACCACCCGCGCCGTCCCGGCCGGCGACGGCACCTACCGCCTCACCGGTCACAAATGGTTCACCTCGGCGCCGATGAGCGATGTCTTCCTGGCGCTGGCGCAGACCGCGGAGGGTCTCGGCTGCTTCCTGGTCCCGAGGGTGCTGCCGGACGGCACGCTCAACGGCATGCGGTTGATGCGCCTCAAGGACAAACTGGGCAACCGTTCCAATGCGTCCTCCGAGATCGAGTACGACGAGGCGGTGGCCTGGCCGGTCGGTGAACCGGGCCGCGGGGTGCGGACCATCGTCGAGATGGTGAACATGACCCGGCTGGACTGTGTGCTGGGGTCGGCCGCCGGGATGCGGGCGGGGCTGCGGCAGGCGCTGCACCACACCGCGCACCGGCAGGCCTTCGGACGGGAACTGGACCGGCAGCCGCTGATGCGCTCGGTGCTCGCCGACCTGGCGGTCGAGTCGGAGGCGGCGACCGTGCTGGGGATGCGGCTGGCGACGGCGGTGGACCGGTCGCTGGCCGGGGACGCCGGCGAGACGGCGCTGCGCCGCCTGGCGCTGGCGGCCGGGAAGTACTGGGTCTGCAAGCGGGGCAGCACCCATGCCGCAGAGGCGCTGGAGTGCCTGGGCGGCAACGGCTACGTCGAGGACTCCGGCATGCCGCGGCTCTACCGGGAGGCGCCGCTGCTGTCCATCTGGGAGGGCTCGGGGAACGTCGCCGCGCTCGATGTACTGCGGGCGCTGGGCAAGGAACCGGCGGCGCTGGACGCGTTCTTCGCGGAGGTGGAGACCGCGGCCGGCGCGGACCGCAGGCTGGACGCGGCGGTGGCCGGGGTCCGCAAGATGCTCGGCGGGCTCACCGATCCGGAGCGGGCGCAGCTGATGGCGCGGTCGCTGGCGGAGCGGATGGCACTGGTGCTGCAGGGGTCGCTGCTGGTGCGGTACAGCCACCCGGCGGTGGCCGATGCGTTCTGCGCCTCGCGGCTCGACGGGGAGTGGGGCAATGCCTTCGGCACCCTGCCGGCCGGCGCCGACCTGACCGCGATCCTGGAGCGCACCCGGTCGGCAACGCCGGATGCGGCCGCGGCCGGGAGCGGGGCCTGA
- a CDS encoding crotonase/enoyl-CoA hydratase family protein, whose amino-acid sequence MSVRVERAGPVTTVVLSRPASRNAVDGATADRLADAFREFDEDDGARVAVLWGEGGTFCSGADLKAVGTERGNRVAPDGDGPMGPTRMRLGKPVIAAVAGHAVAGGLELALWCDLRVAEEDAVFGVFCRRWGVPLIDGGTVRLPRLIGASRAMDLVLTGRPVPAAEALDIGLVHRVVPTGTARAEAELLAAEIARFPQACLRSDRASLLDQEGRDEQSAMAAELRHGQAVLAESMTGAARFTAGAGRHGAPDGGLGG is encoded by the coding sequence ATGTCCGTACGGGTGGAGCGCGCCGGACCGGTGACGACGGTGGTGCTCTCCCGGCCCGCGTCGCGCAACGCCGTGGACGGCGCGACGGCCGACCGACTCGCCGATGCCTTCCGGGAGTTCGACGAAGACGACGGCGCACGGGTAGCGGTGCTGTGGGGCGAGGGCGGGACGTTCTGCTCCGGCGCCGACCTCAAGGCGGTCGGCACCGAGCGCGGCAACCGTGTGGCCCCGGACGGGGACGGGCCGATGGGGCCGACCCGGATGCGGCTCGGCAAGCCGGTGATCGCGGCGGTCGCCGGTCATGCGGTGGCCGGCGGCCTGGAGCTGGCACTGTGGTGCGATCTCCGGGTGGCCGAGGAGGACGCCGTCTTCGGGGTGTTCTGCCGGCGCTGGGGAGTACCCCTGATCGACGGCGGCACGGTGCGGCTGCCCCGGCTGATCGGCGCGAGCCGGGCCATGGACCTGGTGCTGACGGGGCGCCCGGTCCCGGCCGCCGAGGCGCTGGACATCGGCCTCGTCCACCGCGTGGTGCCCACCGGGACGGCCCGCGCGGAGGCGGAACTGCTGGCGGCGGAGATCGCCCGCTTCCCGCAGGCCTGTCTGCGCAGCGACCGCGCCTCCCTCCTGGACCAGGAGGGCCGGGACGAACAGTCGGCCATGGCCGCGGAACTCCGCCACGGCCAGGCGGTACTGGCCGAGTCGATGACGGGCGCGGCCCGGTTCACCGCGGGAGCGGGGCGGCACGGGGCGCCGGACGGGGGGCTGGGGGGCTGA
- a CDS encoding DUF1990 domain-containing protein — protein MTGLNYPEEGGTRRTPLPPGYHHLHEELPIGHGPAVLAAAGEAITTFRMHRAAGARIRSDAPRAAPGVDVEVSLGVGPFRLRAPCAVVWTVAEEDRIGFGYGARKGHPMCGEEAFVAELRPDGAVWFTVTAFSRPAKAVTRLAGPLVPVFQHRYVRHLGRTLRRLVNP, from the coding sequence ATGACCGGATTGAACTATCCCGAGGAGGGCGGCACTCGGCGTACTCCTCTGCCGCCCGGCTACCACCACCTCCACGAGGAGCTGCCGATCGGCCACGGTCCGGCAGTGCTGGCCGCGGCGGGCGAGGCGATCACCACCTTCCGGATGCATCGCGCGGCCGGCGCCCGGATCCGGTCCGATGCCCCGCGGGCCGCGCCTGGGGTGGACGTCGAGGTGTCGCTGGGCGTCGGCCCGTTCCGGCTGCGGGCGCCGTGCGCCGTGGTGTGGACGGTCGCCGAGGAGGACCGGATCGGCTTCGGATACGGGGCGAGGAAGGGGCACCCCATGTGCGGCGAGGAGGCGTTCGTCGCCGAGCTGCGCCCCGACGGTGCGGTGTGGTTCACCGTGACCGCCTTCAGCCGGCCCGCCAAGGCAGTCACCCGGCTCGCCGGCCCGCTGGTGCCCGTGTTCCAGCACCGGTACGTCCGCCACCTGGGCCGGACGCTCCGTCGCCTGGTGAACCCGTGA
- a CDS encoding PaaX family transcriptional regulator C-terminal domain-containing protein, translating to MNDDDTGTPDDTGTPDGTGTPDGTGTSDATEAAALALRPLTARSIVLSTLLGHHPPRLPARALVRVGELFGIAEGTVRVALSRMVAAGDLRQDDGSYALTTRLLARQARQDESRSPRTRPWSGEWEIAVVATAEGRPPAERTALRQAMAALRLAELREGSWLRPANLDRPRPAVVTEQCTWLTGAPDGDPAALAERLWDLTGWARRARALALALDRADAPADRFTVAAAALRHLLSDPLLPAELLPKAWPGDRLRRRYAAFETDLRDLLRQYLAG from the coding sequence ATGAACGACGACGACACCGGCACCCCCGACGACACCGGCACCCCCGACGGCACCGGCACCCCCGACGGCACCGGTACCTCCGACGCCACCGAGGCCGCCGCCCTGGCACTGCGGCCGCTCACCGCACGTTCGATCGTGCTGAGCACGCTCCTCGGTCACCACCCGCCACGGCTGCCCGCGCGCGCCCTGGTGCGGGTGGGCGAGTTGTTCGGTATCGCCGAGGGCACCGTCCGGGTCGCGCTCTCCCGCATGGTGGCCGCCGGCGACCTGCGGCAGGACGACGGCTCCTATGCCCTCACCACCCGCCTCCTGGCGCGCCAGGCCCGGCAGGACGAGAGCCGTTCGCCGAGGACCCGGCCCTGGAGCGGGGAGTGGGAGATCGCCGTGGTCGCCACGGCGGAGGGCCGGCCGCCGGCCGAACGCACCGCGCTGCGCCAGGCCATGGCGGCGCTGCGGCTGGCCGAACTCCGCGAGGGCAGCTGGCTGCGCCCCGCCAACCTCGACCGGCCCCGCCCCGCCGTCGTCACCGAGCAGTGCACCTGGCTCACCGGCGCCCCGGACGGCGACCCGGCCGCGCTCGCCGAGCGGCTGTGGGACCTGACCGGATGGGCACGCCGCGCCCGCGCCCTGGCCTTGGCACTGGACCGCGCCGACGCCCCCGCCGACCGTTTCACCGTCGCCGCGGCCGCACTCCGCCATCTCCTCTCCGACCCCCTGCTCCCCGCCGAGCTCCTGCCCAAGGCCTGGCCCGGTGACCGGCTCCGCCGCCGGTACGCGGCGTTCGAGACCGATCTGCGCGATCTGCTGCGGCAGTACCTGGCCGGCTAG